A stretch of DNA from Ewingella sp. CoE-038-23:
AAAGAGCCTGAGCCGCCGCGCGGCTTCCGCGATTTCTACGACAAAATGCCCAAATTCAAACAAGTGATGAATATGCCGACCAAGGTGCTGCACTCAGCACCTTGTCAGGAACAGGTTTGGGAAGGGGATGACGTTGATTTGACGCGCATTCCGGTTATGCACTGCTGGCCAGAAGATGCCGCGCCGCTGATCACCTGGGGCCTGACGGTCACTCGCGGCCCGCACAAGCAGCGCCAGAACTTGGGTATTTATCGCCAGCAGGTGCTGGGCAAGAACAAAGTCATTATGCGCTGGCTGTCCCATCGAGGCGGCGCGTTAGACTTCCAAGAGTGGTGCCAGCAAAATCCGGGGCAGCGTTTCCCGGTTTCCGTCGCCTTGGGTGCCGACCCGGCCACCATTCTCGGTGCGGTCACGCCAGTGCCAGATACCCTGTCAGAATATGCCTTTGCGGGCTTGCTGCGCGGCAATAAAACCGAAGTCGTGAAGTGTATTTCCAACGATCTCGAAGTGCCCGCCAGTGCTGAAATCGTGCTTGAAGGCTATATTGACCCAGCCGAAACGGCACCCGAAGGGCCTTATGGCGACCACACGGGCTACTATAATGAAGTAGACAGCTTCCCGGTCTTTACGATCACGCACATCACGCAGCGTAAAAACCCGATTTACCATTCGACTTATACCGGCCGTCCGCCGGATGAGCCAGCAGTGCTGGGTGTGGCGCTAAACGAAGTCTTCGTGCCCATTCTGAAAAAGCAGTTCCCAGAAATTGTTGATTTTTATCTGCCGCCAGAGGGTTGCTCTTACCGCCTTGCTGTCGTTACGATGAAGAAACAGTACGCAGGCCATGCCAAGCGCGTCATGATGGGTGTTTGGTCATTCTTGCGTCAGTTTATGTACACCAAGTTTGTTATCGTCTGTGATGACGATGTGAATGCTCGTGACTGGAATGATGTTATCTGGGCAATCACTACGCGGATGGACCCTGCGCGCGACACGGTGCTCGTAGAAAATACGCCAATCGACTACCTCGACTTTGCGTCTCCGGTTTCCGGGCTCGGCTCCAAGATGGGGCTTGATGCCACCAACAAATGGCCGGGTGAGACGCAGCGCGAGTGGGGACGTCCGATTGTGAAAGATCCCGCAGTGACTGCGCGAGTAGACGCGATTTGGGATGACTTGGGTATTTTCGCTGACGAGAAATACGCGCATAAAGCGCCTAAGCCTAAAAAATAACGCAGGTTGCGGCTTGGTGATCACTCTCGCCGCGCCCTAACGCTTTGCAAAATGACCCACAGAGGGAATGCATGACCACATTGAGCTGTAAAGTCACCTCGGTTGAGGCCATTACTGATACTGTGTATCGGGTTCGGTTATCGCCGGAAACGCCTTTTTCTTTCCGTGCCGGTCAGTATCTGATGGTGGTGATGGACGAGCGCGACAAGCGCCCGTTCTCTCTGGCTTCTACGCCGGGCGAGGGGAGCGATATCGAGTTACACATCGGTGCCTCCGAGCTGAATTTGTATGCCATGGCAGTAATGGATCGCATCCTGAAAGAGAAATCTATTACCGTGGATATTCCCCACGGTGATGCCTGGCTGCGTGAAGACGGCGAGCGTCCGCTGGTGCTGATTGCCGGTGGCACGG
This window harbors:
- the ubiD gene encoding 4-hydroxy-3-polyprenylbenzoate decarboxylase yields the protein MKYRDLRDFISLLEKRGELKRITQPVDTYLEMTEIADRTLRAGGPALLFENPKGYDMPVLCNLFGTPERVALGMGQEDVSALREVGELLAFLKEPEPPRGFRDFYDKMPKFKQVMNMPTKVLHSAPCQEQVWEGDDVDLTRIPVMHCWPEDAAPLITWGLTVTRGPHKQRQNLGIYRQQVLGKNKVIMRWLSHRGGALDFQEWCQQNPGQRFPVSVALGADPATILGAVTPVPDTLSEYAFAGLLRGNKTEVVKCISNDLEVPASAEIVLEGYIDPAETAPEGPYGDHTGYYNEVDSFPVFTITHITQRKNPIYHSTYTGRPPDEPAVLGVALNEVFVPILKKQFPEIVDFYLPPEGCSYRLAVVTMKKQYAGHAKRVMMGVWSFLRQFMYTKFVIVCDDDVNARDWNDVIWAITTRMDPARDTVLVENTPIDYLDFASPVSGLGSKMGLDATNKWPGETQREWGRPIVKDPAVTARVDAIWDDLGIFADEKYAHKAPKPKK